The genomic window TATCAATCAAGCCTTGAGCGCGACGAAGATATTGTTCAATGGCTGGATCTTCTTTAGGAAGTGGTGGGGGTGCAGTAGCTGTATTTGGCTGGGATGAATTGGCGTTAACTGTAGCTTGAGCAACTGGTGGCGGTGCGGCTAAAGCTTTACCAGCACTCCGCATCAAGTAAACTAAATTCAACTCGCTGATTTGGGAAATAATCGGGATTACCTGCTGCAAACAATCGTATTGAGTTTCAGCAATTTTAGCGATCGCACTTTTATAAACATGATCAATATTAGGAGATGCTGCTAACTGTTTAGCTAAGTCGGTAGTCAGTTCGATTGAAGCTGATTCCTGTATCAACCGCTTACCTATTTGGGACAAAACTATAATGTATTCGGAACGGGTGCGTTCTACAGAGAGTGTTTCATAAGCGGGGTTAACTAACTTCGATAATAATTCAATAGCTAGGTTCTTTTCTCTCTCAGTATGAATCCCACTGCTATCAGGATGCAAAAGACGAGCAATTTTTATATATCGCTTGCGGATTTCTTTAACATCAGCGTCAACTGGGACACACAAAATAGCGTGATGATCAATGAACTCATATTGAAATAATCCACGGTCTATTCTTAAAGACATATAGCAGTTAGCACCAAAGGAGCAGTGAGATTTTTTCTAGTTTAGTTCGCTGACACAGGTAAGCGTCAGTATTCCCCTGTAATTATTATTCCCTTTGGTGAATGATTAGCTATCTATAGTTATGTTTTTATTGCCAAGCTAACAGAGGTGGTACTTGCATTAATGCCCTACTGAGGTTGTCATGAATATAACTATTTGTTGCGAGAATTCTCCCAGAGGCGATTTTGAAAGGTGTGCCATCATAAGCAGTGACTTTACCACCGGCTTCTTGTAACAAAATTATCCCAGCGACAACATCCCAAGGAGATATTCCCCGTTCCCAATAACCATCGACACGGCCACAGGCGACAGAGGCTAAATCTAAAGCTGCTGAACCGCTACGCCTTACCCCTTGGGTAAGATGGGTGAGGTGACAAAATTCGGCATAGTTATTATCCGATGTTTCGCGGCGATCGTAGGCAAATCCTGTCACCAACAAGCTTTTACTCAATTCCGATGTTTCAGAAACACTGATTGGACGACGGTTACGTGTTGCACCCAAACCAGCAGCCGCGCGAAACAGCTCATCGTGAAATGGGTCATAAATCACCCCTACCTGCGGCGCACCATCAATTAACAAACCAATGGAAACACAAAAAGCTGGGTATTGGTGAGCGTAGTTAGTCGTACCATCAAGAGGATCAATCGCCCAGAGATATTGATTATCTTGATTCCCAATTTTCCCCGATTCCTCCGCCAAAATGGAATGCTCAGGAAAATGGCGACGCAAAATTTCTAAAATAACTGCTTCTGAGGCTTTATCAGCAGCAGTCACTAAATCCCCAGGACGACCCTTTTCCGTAATCGCATCTTCTAGCTTACCCAAGTACCCTTGCAAAACCGCACCCGCAGCCAGCGCAGCTTCTGTTGCAATATCGAGAAAAATTTGCAAGTCAGTCAAGTCGCTTCACTCCAATTCAAAATTAAAAATTCAAAGCTCCGCTAACAGCACTCATTACTCATTACTCACTACTCATTACTCACCACTCACTACCGATTAAGACGACGAAACTCAGCCGGAGTCTGACGCATGGGTTTTTCTGGATTCCAGATTCCCTTACCCATGATTCTTGCCCATTGTTGAGCGCGTTCTAAACGTTGATTGTATTTTTGATTAGGCGATCGCTCTACAAACAAAGCATACCCTTGTTTGACCACTTGTTCGTTTAACAACTGGTTATCTTTCCACACGTAAGCTAAATTCCGCCCAATTTTGTCTTTGGCTTCGATATCAAACTCCAGTGTTACGGGTTTTTCTAAATTGCCAACCAACTTTTCTAAAAGTTCCTTAGACTGATCACCCCAGGGAGACTGACGCAAATCTGGCGCATCTACACCAACTAACCGCACCTGGGAAATTAATGTTGGTTGTTCAGCCATCCCTACAACTT from Nostoc sp. UHCC 0870 includes these protein-coding regions:
- a CDS encoding J domain-containing protein; its protein translation is MSLRIDRGLFQYEFIDHHAILCVPVDADVKEIRKRYIKIARLLHPDSSGIHTEREKNLAIELLSKLVNPAYETLSVERTRSEYIIVLSQIGKRLIQESASIELTTDLAKQLAASPNIDHVYKSAIAKIAETQYDCLQQVIPIISQISELNLVYLMRSAGKALAAPPPVAQATVNANSSQPNTATAPPPLPKEDPAIEQYLRRAQGLIDKNQFAPAKVELQDALKIQPKNSRCHSLLGFVYLKQNQLKMAKIHFDNALKLDPNDPTALAWKPKLDKFLGQQSSSSHGNAPANSGQKQPDKSGGGLFGGLFSGKKK
- a CDS encoding inositol monophosphatase family protein, with the translated sequence MTDLQIFLDIATEAALAAGAVLQGYLGKLEDAITEKGRPGDLVTAADKASEAVILEILRRHFPEHSILAEESGKIGNQDNQYLWAIDPLDGTTNYAHQYPAFCVSIGLLIDGAPQVGVIYDPFHDELFRAAAGLGATRNRRPISVSETSELSKSLLVTGFAYDRRETSDNNYAEFCHLTHLTQGVRRSGSAALDLASVACGRVDGYWERGISPWDVVAGIILLQEAGGKVTAYDGTPFKIASGRILATNSYIHDNLSRALMQVPPLLAWQ
- a CDS encoding thermonuclease family protein — its product is MKISSDMGTRKLGCRGAGGHGCRGAGENDCCSIPSPQSPVPSPQSVTNWLRKIAILACLLLLVSCQAKSQSENNQKQVRVARVVSGQTLEVVGMAEQPTLISQVRLVGVDAPDLRQSPWGDQSKELLEKLVGNLEKPVTLEFDIEAKDKIGRNLAYVWKDNQLLNEQVVKQGYALFVERSPNQKYNQRLERAQQWARIMGKGIWNPEKPMRQTPAEFRRLNR